The following nucleotide sequence is from Echeneis naucrates chromosome 17, fEcheNa1.1, whole genome shotgun sequence.
GTACCCCGAGAAACACgaagagagatgaagaagaagaagaagaagtcaaCATGGAGGGGAGACACGTGTTGGTGCTGCAGGACAGAGACACCAACAGCTCTCTGTCCAAAAGTGTACACATACTTTAAGTTTTAGATTCCGAAGACTTCCAAAAACGAGGCGGATGAGGCTTTTTTTATTCCAATACATTGTGCCGTAGTTGAGAGAAATCAGGACATGACACGAACCAAGCTCTCTACATTTAAGAttcctaataataataatgacacgGGATAATTCACTGCGGAACTAATGACACACGACCAGCAGCACACATCAACTCTGTAACACCAATTGTACCATATTTGACAAGAGTTTCTGAGACTTATAGCTTATTGACAAGCTCAATGCTCTGCTGAAAAATCTGttctaaaaaaatgtaaattctgaGTATTATTTATTGTGCCAGAACTTCAGTGTTGTTTCTCGCCCATTGTTTCAACACTGGGTGTTTAAATGTTATGTTTGTGATCTGATATTAATGTGGAACTGACGGGAAGACGTGGTCTATTTATGGGTGTAATAGTAAACATAGCTTCTAAGGTGTTTGTCCTTTAGTGGCCTCTTAAAGTGAAGGATTTATACATGAAGTCTGGTGAAGAGCAGTTTTCATGAAGTTTTGCATCAAGTTCTTGCTAGTGTTGATACATAAGAGATGCCACTTGTGGGATTGTTTTTAGTTTGATGTTGACGTGTACTCTTCCTCTCCCCACAGGAATTCATCGACATTACTTTatccaaaacacaaaggaagACACCGACAGTGATACACAAGCATTACCAAATCCACCGTATCCGCCACTTCTACATGCGAAAAGTGAAGTTCACCCAGCAGAACTACCATGACCGCCTCACGCAGATCCTCACCGACTTCCCCAAACTTGATGTAAGTCAGAAAACCCTGTAAAGTAAGACCTTTAAATAATCATTGTGACCTGTTTGAAGAACTTACTTTGAACTGTTTGTCTATTTGCCTCCTCAGGACATCCATCCATTCTATGCTGATCTGATGAATGTATTGTATGACAAAGACCATTACAAACTGGCCTTGGGTCAGATAAACATCGCCAAGAATCTGATTGATAAGTGAGTTTATCTAAAATCTTAAGCCTACTATCTCACACATTGATGTTTATCACGTTGGTTATTTGTCAATGTTAAAATCTGATGTTTTCAATACAGATCTGACATTGGCTGCAGCATGTATGCCATTAATCACCCcaattcattattattaaccCACCAGTGTAGCCAAAGACTATGTACGTCTGATGAAATATGGAGATTCTCTGTACCGGTGTAAACAGTTGAAGAGGGCTGCTCTGGGACGTATGTGCACCATCCTGAAAAGGCAGAAGTCGAGTTTAGAGTACCTGGAGCAAGGTGAGGGAACGACTGAGGCCACAGGTTGAGCTTGAAACGTTGAGAGTTggagacatttttgaaaatgagaGCTTtataacaaaaagagaaaagccttAATGTTGATCTGAAACATTTAGGAATGAGTCTCCCTGTTGTTAAATTTCCACAGTGCGTCAGCATCTATCCCGTCTTCCGACCATTGACCCCAACACGAGGACGCTCCTTCTGTGTGGTTACCCCAACGTCGGCAAGTCCAGCTTCATTAACAAGGTAAATGACATTACTATGACAGCTTTGTACGAGGCTGCCTTGGTAACGCTGGGGACCTTTATGATTTATATTGACTGACTTTGGGAGAATCATTGCCTTTTATTAAGTATTTATCAAGGTGGAATTGGTCGTCTTTGTCAGGTGACCAGAGCCGATGTTGACGTCCAGCCCTACGCTTTCACCACCAAGTCTCTGTTTGTGGGTCACATGGACTACAGGTACCTGCGCTGGCAGGTAAGACACCATACACaattttttagaaatgtttcttGCTCACAAGCACTTCAGCAACTGCAtgtgaaagggggaaaaaaaagaaagacatggaCACTGTCAAGTTGTGGTTTATTAGAAAGAGCTGATTCCTTATTTTAAGAAGCAAATAACAGCTCCTGCTCGAACTATCACAGAGCAACAACACCGTAAAGAGATGCTGGAAACGTCTGCATGTCCATGGGCTTAATGAGTTTAACCTGCAGAAGAAGAATCTTTTTCCTCACTTacataattatgttttttctGTAGGTGGTGGACACCCCTGGTATCCTGGACCACCCCCTGGAGGACAGGAACACCATAGAGATGCAGGCCATCACAGCTCTGGCTCACCTGCGAGCAGCAGTCCTTTATGTTATGGACGTGTCGGAGCAGTGTGGTCACACCctgcaggagcagctggagctgtTCAACAATATCCGGCCCCTTTTCGCCAACAAGGTCAGAGCGCTGCACGTTGTACCTGAGATAACTGTAGGCAATACAGGAGGAAGAAGTTAGAAGCAACATAGTGGCAGTTTAATCATTGATGTGATGTTGATATCTTTCTCCCTGCAGCCTCTCATCATCGTGGCCAATAAATGTGACGTAAAGAAGATCACAGAGCTGTCCGAGGAGAATCAGGTGAGTAATTCACACCCGATGGTGACCACTTCATTGTCATCTGTGTTCATCTGTGATGgttgtttctgctgctttcagaaAATCTTTGCTGACCTCTCTGTTGAGGGAATCCCTGTGATTGAGACCAGCACCCTGACAGAGGAGGGAGTCATGCAGGTGAAAACCGAggtgagctgcagagagaatcCAGAGGAAAAAAGTATTCATGCAGCTGCTAGCGAGCGTGTTGTGATtcgtgttcctgtgtgtgtgtcaggcctGTGACCGGCTCCTTGCCCATCGTGTTGACACCAAGATGAAGGGAAAGAAAGTCCATGACGTTCTGAACCGGCTCCACCTGGCCATGCCCACCAAGAGAGATGAGAAGGTGGGGCAGGAAAACAGATGCTATTAAATAGATAATAGACAAGACCTGAGTGAGTCTCAACTTTGGAGTCCTACAGACAGAAGGGGAGCTGTAAGAAAGCAGATGCTATTTAACCAAACATACTATTTTAAGTTTgtggaagaaaggaaagaaggaccCAGTAAATTCCTGCTTCTTTCTTCAGCATGGTATTTATTAGGTCTGACTCGTGTGtatttctctgctgcaggaaaggCCTCCGTTTATCCCAGAGGGAGCCTTGACACGCAGGAAAGCCATGGAGGTGGACGCACCCAAACGCAAACTGGTATGTTTGGGGTTAACAGGTCAAAGAAACGGAGGGAAAGTAAAGAAGCCTTAATTTTGAAgtacagaaatataaatatatattcagtagATTAAATAAGACTTTTACCAGCAGCCACAATAAAGTAATCCATGTACATGAAAGTATCAGTAATTCAATATCATGTTCAGCATGAATCCAAAATGAGCCATTCTACATaatgaatattttcaaatgacGACTTTTGATAATTTAGAAGAACAGTCAGACAGAAATACTCTTGCACATTATTATGAATAATTGACAGTATTTCTATCCCCAGCTCCctgttctgtgtttctgtgtaatCCAACATTAATCTGTTTCCCTCACAGGAGAGAGATCTGGAGATGGAGCTTGGTGACGACTACATTCTGGACTTACAGAGTAAGATGGATGTTTATTACTGTGCTCAGACTTTTTCTGAGGTAAATATTTGTGGGTGCGTGTTCATCGTTCATGTTGTTTCACTTGTGTGTTTAGAATATTGGGAcctgatgaatgatgatgagaAGCAGGATAAGATCCCTGAAGTCTGGGAGGGCCACAATATTGCAGATTACATTGATCCTGACATCATGAAGGTGAGTGGACTTGGAAATTGGATTCATATTTTTCCAGATGGATTTAGTTTATTCTGATCTTGTGGCACAAACTtgtgtgaaacagaaaagatttattgtgaaaacagacatggtagtgatttatttaattttatttttttctcttcttcattgACAGAAACTGCAAGAgttggagaaggaggaggaactGAAGGAGCGTGCCGGAGAGTACGACTCAGACGATGAGAGTGAGGACGAGGAGATGCAGGAGATCCGTGTACTGGCCAAGCAGATCCGAGAGAAGAAACAGCTCATGGTCGTGGAATCGAAGGAGAAAGACGTGCATGGGCCCCGCATGCCCAGGACCGCCACCAAGGTCCGAGCCAGAGTTACATTAAGAACTGGATAGTGTCACTCAGTAGGGAAACGTTAGCATAAGGAGGAGAAGCTTCAA
It contains:
- the gtpbp4 gene encoding GTP-binding protein 4, giving the protein MALYNFKKIMVVPTAKEFIDITLSKTQRKTPTVIHKHYQIHRIRHFYMRKVKFTQQNYHDRLTQILTDFPKLDDIHPFYADLMNVLYDKDHYKLALGQINIAKNLIDNVAKDYVRLMKYGDSLYRCKQLKRAALGRMCTILKRQKSSLEYLEQVRQHLSRLPTIDPNTRTLLLCGYPNVGKSSFINKVTRADVDVQPYAFTTKSLFVGHMDYRYLRWQVVDTPGILDHPLEDRNTIEMQAITALAHLRAAVLYVMDVSEQCGHTLQEQLELFNNIRPLFANKPLIIVANKCDVKKITELSEENQKIFADLSVEGIPVIETSTLTEEGVMQVKTEACDRLLAHRVDTKMKGKKVHDVLNRLHLAMPTKRDEKERPPFIPEGALTRRKAMEVDAPKRKLERDLEMELGDDYILDLQKYWDLMNDDEKQDKIPEVWEGHNIADYIDPDIMKKLQELEKEEELKERAGEYDSDDESEDEEMQEIRVLAKQIREKKQLMVVESKEKDVHGPRMPRTATKVERKTLEKEMGNLGLDMNDKDGSHYAQQARRSRSIAKKRKREASAPPTSKTRSQSASRPPRDQSGLRDPKMAKKAKKIMKNSQKGMNRQGKKGEADRHVFDLKPKHLLAGKRKSGTTDRR